The nucleotide window CCAGTGCAGTAGTAAAGCCCGGAGATTTTACGCGCAGAGATGCCCTGAAGCTGAAGGCTGTCCCGGCTATGAAAATATCTCTGGGCAGTATCCCTATTCTCGTGGCAGCTGCAGCCATTGAGGGTTTTGTTACCCCGGTTAATATCCCGCCACAGGCAAAGCTGGGAATTGCCGCTTTGACGGGAGTGCTTCTGGGGTATTATGTATATTCGGGCAGCAGTAAACAAAGAAAGGGGGAAGCTGACATTGCAGGATCTGTCTCTCTATAGTTCCGAAAAGATATATTACAGTTACCGGCTCGGTGGACTCGGGTCACGGTTTATTGGATTGATTCTGGATTCCCTTATTCTTGGGGTGGCCTACCTTGTTTTGGGAGGTTTTACGGCAGCAATGGTTGGGGTTTTCGGAGGGGCATTGTCAGAGAAGCTCATTATTGTTGTGGTAGCAGTAGTCCTGATCCTTTATTTCCTACTCAGTTTCGGTTATTTTATATTTTTTGAAACCATCTGGAACGGCCAGACACCGGGCAAAAGGGCAGCAGGACTCCGGGTCGTCAGGAGAACAGGGGAGGCCGTTACTTTTGGCAGTGTGTTTGTCAGAAACCTGATGCGGATTGTTGATGCTCTCCCTGCCGGAAACGCTATCGGTATGATTGCCATTTTCTTTTCCGAGAACCGTCAGCGGGTTGGTGATATGGTAGCCGATACTATTGTAGTCAGGGAAAAGAACCTCAGTGAACCGGTCATTTTGGATTCCTTTTCTGTTTCTGCGGACACGGATATGGGGGAACACCTGAGGGCTTACATTCACCTGATTGATGAGCGGGACTTTAACCTGATCCGGGATTTTTTCGCCCGGGTCCCCAAGATGAAGCCCGAAGCTGTGGATGCCGCTGCTGAAAAGATAGCCAGGGGTCTGGCTGGGAAGCTGGGGCTGCCAAAGGGTGAGACAATTAACCCGGCGGATTTTATGAAGACTATTGGGTCGATGTACCGGGAGAGGTAGGTGACGGGCCGGTGAAGTTAGCTTCTCAAAAAAGGCTTTCACTTGGAGTGGTTTGTTTTATCACTGCATTTGGATTGGCTGCCTTTATCACTGACCAAAATTTGCTGTTAGTATGGGTTATTGGGATTGCTCTGGGATTTGTTTTATACCGGTCGGGTATCTGCTTCGCTTCTGCCTTCAGGGATATCTTTCTCTTCAGGGATTTCAGTATGGCCCGGGTGGTGATTATCTTCACAACTGTTTCCTTCGTTGGTATTGGCATAATGCAGGTTTACGCTGTCACCAGGGGTTTACCGGTAACCGGAAGGATTTATCCGGTGGGCTTTCACAGCGCTGTAGGAGGGGTCCTGTTCGGGTTCGGAATGGTCCTGGCAGGTGGTTGTGCCAGTGGAACTTTGCAGCGTATCGGAGAGGGGTTCATCCTTTTCTGGGCAGTAGTCCTGGGGATTGTAGCCGGTTCAGTATTGGGAGTCTATCATTTTTCATGGTGGGCAAACAGTTTTTTCAGTGTTGATGCAGTATTTATACCTGATTTAATCGGCTGGATACCCAGTCTAATACTAACCCTGGCGCTGCTGGGAGGGCTGTATATGATTACAGTGACAGTCGAAAAGAGAAAAAACAATAATAAAGATTTGGCTGCAAAGGAAGTGGATAGCAATGGCTGAAAAGAAACTGGATATGCTTGGAGAGGTCTGCCCGGTGCCGCTTTTGACTACCCAGAAGATAATCAGCGAGATGAAATCCGGTGATGTCCTTATAGTTGAAACAGACTATAACAGGACGGTGCGTAACATCATCAAGTGGTGTGATGACAGGGGATATGCTTTTGATGTTGAGGATAAGGATAACGGGGTGTGGTTGGTTACTATTAATAAATGAAAGTAAGAAATGAAAGTAAGAAATGAAAGGTGAAGCTAAATGAACACAGGGCGAGCCTTTACAAGGCGCATACTTACCGGTTACTGGCCTTTTTGGACGGGAGGAGCGCTGCTGGCTATTTTAAATATTCTATTGGCGGTTTTCGATAAACCGTGGGGAATTTCCGGTAACCTGGCTCAATGGGGTTTAGCGGTCTGCAAAGCAGCCGGAGGACATCCTGAAACCTGGTTTTATATTTGGGATGAGCCTCTTAGACTGGATTTTGCAGACCTGCTGTTCAGCAGGGGAACTGTCCTTAACCTTGGTCTAATACTGGGTGTTATGCTTGCAGCGCTCTTGGCTGCAGAGTTTCGCATTAAAAAGGTGAAGTCGCCACGGCAGCTTGCTCTTGGAATAGCAGGTGGGCTGCTGATGGGTTATGGAGCACGACTGGCTCTGGGCTGCAACATCGGGGGACTGGTAAACGGGATTGCTTCCCAGTCCCTGCATGGCTGGGTGTTCGGCCTGTTTCTGATATTTGGCGCCTGGGCCGGAAGCGTGTTTATGAAATACATTGTATCCAAAAACGGCAGTTAGCAGAAGGGCGTCCCGGGGCCCATAATAAAGCGGATAAACCTCTTGGCGATATTATTCAGACCTTTCTCGCTTTTATATACAAGCTGGTAATTAAACTTTACTGATTTTCCTTCAATCGTAAGGGGATGAATAGTCCCGGTGCGGATTTCCTTTTGGGTTGCTATCCGGCTGCAGATAGACAGTCCGAGCCCTGCTTCCACAGTTGATTTAATAGCGCTGGTGCTGCTCATTTCGGTGACAATATTCAGATCACTCAGTTTCATACCCCATGAAGTGATAGCCTCTTCAAAGATCTGGCGCAGGCCCGAACCCTGTTCCCGGATTATAAAGGGGGCTGTTTTTATTTCCTCCAGAGTTATTTCGGTACGGTCGACCCAGGGGGGATTTGCAGGTGCAATCACCAGGAGTTCGTCATTTGAGATGGGCTGCGAAACCAGGTCGTCCGGCAGCCCTGATATGGGGTTTTCCAAAAGAGCCAGGTTAAGCTGGTTGTCATTAAGCAGAGCCAGGATTCTCTCGGCATTATGTACCTCGAGCTTAATCTGGGCCTGGGGATACTTCTCTTTAAAGGTCCAGATGCCGCAGGGCAGCGCTGAATTGCCTATTGTAGAACTGGCCCCGATAATGAGTTTTTGATTCTCGCTCTGCAGCATACTGTCTATTTCATTTTCCAGCTTATCATGGAGCTTAAGGATCTCCTTGGCATATTTATATACCATTTCACCCACCGCAGTTAGAGTGACACCGCTGGAGCTGCGGTTAAAGAGCTGCATCCCATAGTAATCCTCAAGATAGTGAATTTGAGCACTAACGGCGGGCTGGCTCAAATGAAGCAGTTTTGCTGCCTTGGAGAAACTTTTTACCCGGGCAACTTCACAGAACATTTCAAAGTGGGGGAGGTTCATCTTTTTGGACTCCTTATTGTTATATTTGCTATCATAATCATATTTACTCTAATTATAAAGCAATAACAACTATCATTCAATACAGCTATAACCAATTCCTATACCGGTATAAGAAATTGTGTGCAGGAAAATAGACAGAGCATGAATAAATATTTGTAATAAGACAACGTAAGACAGTAGAAGACAGCATGTGACAACAAATGACATCAATAGACGACGTGAAGCAAACAAGAGTCGCAGAGCAAATGGTGAAAGTGAATACAAATATAAACATAAGCATGCTAGCAGCTATCTGAACAAATATTTATGAGGAGGGGTTATCATGATAGAAAAAACAGCAATGAAAGACGGTTTAACCAGAAGAAGATTCCTTATTGGTGCCGGAGCCCTGGCTACCGGAGTCCTCGCCGGCGGCGTTGCCGGCTGCACCGGCTCCACAGGTTCCACTGGAAGTTCCGGCACTAATACCGGAAATGCAGCAGAGGCAAATGCCATACCGTGGCAGTATAAGAAGCTGGATGTCGAGGCTGTGAGAAAGCTGGGGTATGATAATTATTACAAAGATGGCTGTATGTACGGAGTTGCTGCAGCAATAATTGAAACCTTAAGGGAAACCACCGGGGGACCATGGAATACGATTCCCATGGATATGTTTGCTTATGGAGAGGGCGGCGCTTTCGGCTGGGGAACTCTCTGCGGAGCCCTGAACGGGGGACTTGCGATGATTAACCTGGCTGCCGGAAAAAATGCCGATCTGGGAAATGACCTGATTGGATGGTATACTGAAAATCCGTTTCCTTCAGACAAACACGAAGCTTACTGCAAATTTAACAATCAGATTACAACGGTATCCAAATCACCTCTGTGCCATGCTTCGGTAACCAGGTGGACCGAGGCTGCGGATGTCCGGGTTGGCACTGATGAAAGGAAGGACCGCTGTGCCAAACTTACCGGTGATACTGCTGCAAAGGTAGCCGAACTCCTTAATAAGGCCCTTGAAGGCCAGTATACGGCTACATTTAAACCCACGGCAGACTACATTACATGTATGGGCTGTCACCAGGGCGCCGACAGTACTCTGGATAACGAGCAGGGTAAGATGAATTGTGTCACCTGCCATGAAGACCATACAAAGAAGAGCTGATTCAAAAGAAGCTAATTCAAAAAACAGCAGTTGGGAGGTATCCGGATGTTAGGGTTGGGATTACCTGAAATAATGCTTATCCTGGTTATTGCTCTGGTCATTTTCGGGCCGGGGAAACTGCCAGAAATCGGGAAGGCATTTGGCAGAAGCATAAAAGAATTTAAACAGGCAACCTCAGAGGCTGCCGATGTAATAATGAAAGATTCCCCAAAATAATATTACCCCCCAATTTTTTTATCAGGCGCTTTTACGGACTGAATCCGTGGCGGTGCCTGATATTTTTTTGCTTTGGGGAATTAATAATGTATGTCTGGAAGCGGGGGCTGCAGCTAATGGAAGGTTTTGGACCGGAGACGTAGAATATTATAACTATGAGAAAAAAACATCTATTAGCATTTTTTATAGCTGCAGCGGCTGTCAGTACATTGTTTGCCTACCTGGGGATCAGGGCGGCAGGCGGGTTTTTGGTAAAAGCCGATATTGGGGTCGGTGAAAAGGTTTACAGCAAAACTTACAGTGAAAAGAGCCCACTGGAGGAATTCGTACACCCTGAACCTGATTTTATGATGACAGCCACGGCTTATACAGACAGGGGTGAAACAAAATCCAGAATTCACGCCGGGGTAGGCTGTGTCGCGGTTGACCGCAGGGTAATCCCTCATGGGACACTTCTGTACATAGAGGGATACGGCCTCGGCCTGGCAACAGATACGGGCCGTCTGATAAAGGGCCGGCGCATTGACGTATGGTTTGCTGATGAAGAAATAGCTGTACAGTGGGGCCGGAAAAAGGTCAGGGTATGGAAAGTCGGGCAGGCTGATATTGAGAAGATTTTGGCTGCAGGGGGCCGGTATCTCAAATATTAGAAACTGCCGCAATTCCAACAGTTATTTATTTAAGTTTGTTTCCTTCCGGAACCCATGACCAGTATTTTTGGGGTAAATGTTTCCTGGCCAGGGCCAGATTTTTTCTTCCCTCAATGTACTGGGATTCGTAGTAGGTTTCCCACAGCAGGTCAAACTCATCCCCCGGAAGGTCAAACGGCAGGTTGGCTGGGGATGTGGTCTTAACTACACTGTTTTCAAGATAGCATGCGGTCTGTTCTGTTGGTGTCATCTGCTCTGTTAAAGCTGTCTGCTCTGTGTTAGCATTAATTCTATTGCCGGTAATCAGGTAAATTTTCCACCCGCGGTGGCGGCGGGCAAAGTAGCGCAGCACCAGATCACTGATATCATGCTGAAAATCAGCCTTACCGACCATAAACCTGCCATTGGCATTTTCCACAGGGGACAGCCTGATGAAACCGTTTGCCCTGTGGGCTTCCATACAGACCCTGCGTGATCTGTTAAACATGCTGCGGGCATCTTTGGAGACTCTGCCAAGAACATAATCGAGGTCGTATTCGAGGGCCTGGAGCAAAACTTTTGATATCAGCCTGTACCTGTCGGGAGAATGGTAGCGGGAAGCGTAGAAAACGCCTTCGGCCAGGCTGCGGGCTTTTTTACTGTTGAACCATTCCAGGGTCCCATAACTCTGCTCATACCTTTTCCTGATAGCTTCCGTGTTGATGGTGTCACAGTCAATGGCCTTTCTACCATTAAACATGGATTCGGCAAACTCCTTTTTATGCATGCAGAGCCCTTTACACAGACGTGAGAGCATGGCTGCCCTGAGAAAGGACCCGGGGCTGCCGCTGTGAAGAATAATCAAATGAATCCCTCCAGAGTTCAAGCTGCTGAACCAGTTTGTATGATTCCCTGTACCTGCCGTTAACCTGGACAAAGGGAGCCGCCCTTTTAACAACCACGCCTGTATTCCTCAGCTCATCAAGGGTGTTGAACTTAAATTGTTTTCTGGCGCTGACTATCCTTCGGGCTGAAGCCGGGCCAATCCCCGGTACCTTCAGAAGCTCTCTGTATGATGCCCTGTTGACTTCAAGGGGAAAGAGCTGCAGGTTGTTAAGAGCATAATTTAGTTTCGGGTCAAGGTCCTCGGGGAGGTTACCATCACTGTTAAAACTGATATCGGTTAATTTGAAGCCATACAAACGGAACAGGAAGTCACACTGGTATAACCGGTGTTCTCTAAGGACTGTTGCCGGGGACATCCCTTCCAGGGGCGTCCCGGTAACAGGCTGGAAGGCGCTGAAATAGACGCGTTTCAGTCCGATACCCTGGTAAAGACCGGATGTTGTCTTTAGGATGGCGGCATCACTTTCCCCGGCTGCCCCGACCATAAACTGTGTTGTCTGTCCTGCAGGCAGCAAACCACCTTTCTGCAGCCGGTTAATCCATTTCATGCGGTTAATGATATCGTCATTAAAGTCCTTCAGTTTACTCAGTTTTTGCAAATGAGCTGCTGTGGGGGCTTCGATGTTGACAGATACTCTGCTGGCCAGCCTGACAGCCTGCTCAATATATTCGGGCTGGGACCCCGGAATTATTTTAAGGTGGATATAACCTTTAAAACTGTACCTGTACCGAAGGATTTCAGCGGTTTTGATAATTTGTTCCATGGTATCTGCAGGACTTTTGCAGATACCGGAACTAAGAAACAGGCCTTCAACATAGTTCCTGCGGTAAAATTCCAGGAACAGTCCGGCAAGCTCATCCGGTGAAAAACTAGCTCTGGGTATGTCACGCTGGACGCGGTTGGGGCAGTAAAAACAGTCTTTTTGGCAGGAATTGGTCTGGAGCACTTTGAAAAGGGAAATACACCTGCCGTCAGGGAGGAAGCTGTGACACACCCCGCTCCCTGGTGAGGGCATCCCGGAGCTGCCGCCTGAACTGCAGCCGGAAGCAGCACAGATATCGTATTTTGCGGCTGCACCCAGTAAACTGAGTTTTTGGATTAAGTTCAAGTTCCATACCCCCCCAGAAATTATTTCAATAACCCATTATACCGAACATAAGTTCGCTAGTCAAGAACTGGATTTTTTTGGCAGAAATAAAACCTGCAAGTCTGGAATAAGTTTTAGATAATATTAGATAATAATTTCTGATTTTTTTGCAGGGATTATCGGGTTTTTGTCAAATAAATAAATAAAACAATATAATAAAGGGAGTGGTTTATTTGGCCGAGTACAAGGTAGTGGAGGTTACCCAGCTTGATCTCTATGAGTCTGCCAACGGAAATGAACCCGAGGTCTTCAAATCCAGCCTGAGCGAGTTTTGTCCCAAAGGATGGGAAATTGTATCAGCCAGGTTTTTGGCAGGCCAGGACAGTCACCGGACAGTGGTCGTCCTGTCAAGATAGCTGCCTTTGTTTCTGCCTGAGGCCCAAAAAACTACTAACACTCCTGAAACAGTTTTGTCCTGATAGTGCCAGGTTATCTGCCAGTAGAAGCAGTTACGGCTCCAACTTGGAAAACATAATATGGATAAACTGAATAAAGTATAACTGAATAAAGTATAACCGAATAAAGTATAACTGAATAAAGTATAACCGAATAAACTTAAGTATTAAGAGGACAGTGTACATAAAGACCAGGGAAAAAATCTCTGGTCTTTTTTTTCAATGCAGGGGTGCCGTTGGGCGGATGACAGGTATTCGGCCGTCAGAGGACCTGTTCTTTTACTTCTTTGGCATCCACATACATGACTATTTTCTCTGATACCAGGGTTCCCCTTACTGTCAGGCTGTACTTGTGACCTTCGGTGGCTACCGTCCTTCCGTCAACTATATTGGTCACCAGCAGGGGATCCAGAGAGTGGACCTCCTGTCCTTTTGTATCCTTGAGGAGTTTTTTGAGAGCAGCCTCTATTTCAAGTTTTTCGTATTCATCACTGTAATTAACGTGGATATCAATCTCATCAACAACCGCTGCCTGTTTCTTGACTTCAAGTTCCTTCTCAGCGCTTTCAAGCTGTTCTATCTTTTCTTCAAGTTCGGCGCGCAGTTTGAGAATTTCAAGTTCAGCCTTGTCCAAGTGGCTTCCCATAACTATATTGAGACCGGCAGCGCCTATCAGGATACCCAGCAGGAGGCCGGACGCCAGCGCCTTGATTCTGCCGGTATTCATGGCCTGCCACCCGCTATTGACATTACCAGCAGATAACCGATATGAGCTCCGGCAAAGGCGGTGAAGATAAATGCCAGCTGTTTTACCACTGTTGTCAGCTGTCCTTCAAGAAGTCCGGTTTCCAGAGCCTGAAGTGAAGTGAAACTCCCCCCTATGGCGGCTACGGCGGCCCATATTTTCAGGTCGGCGGCCAGATTGATCATTGTGCGGAATGGGCCATGGCCGGTAAGGACCGATGAAAGGGCGCCAATGAGTGTTCCGCCGACAATCATGCCCAGGGCAGTAAAAAAGATATACAAGAGCTTGGTAATATAAGTTTCCATTTGAATTTCCTCCAATGCTCCTTTTATGCTATTTATATTTAAGGGTGTTTTAATACATGCCAAAGAGATTATGTTGAGTTTTGGGTCCGGGGGAAGGAACTTTCATAAAATGTGTCGAATAGAAATTCTTAGTAATAATAATGATGATGAGGTGACAGGATGACCAATTTCCGTAAAGTCATGATTCTTCTGGTGACGATAGTGGGAACTGTTGTCTTGTTTCTGGGTATTAAGGTTTTCAGTTCCAATAACGATGATTCTTACATAAAAGTATATAAAGAGTATCAAGAGAAGGGTAAGAGTTCCCAGTTTAATCTTGATGATGTTCGTAAAGGCTTTAAATAGCCGCTTGAGCCGGACAGGCATGTGCCAACCGGCTTTTTTGTTGTTATTCGCTGGCTGGAATAACTCTGGTGATGATATAATAGGTAAAACATTCGAAATAGGATGCGTATAATTATGGTGAAATTGTTTGAAATAAGAGACATTGTTTTTTCACCCGGCGGTGATAAGCGACAGATCCGGGTTTCCGGGACGCTTGATGAGGGGCGTTTCATGGGGGTCCGGGGCCCGTCAGGCTCCGGGAAAACGACACTGCTGCGAATACTGGCCAGGCTGAGGGAAACCGAGGCAGGCATGGCCCTGCTGGAAGGCAGGGGGTGGTCTGAGTTTACCCCTGTTGAGTGGAGGCGTAAGGTCCATTACCTGTCCCAAAAACCGGTTATATTTGACGGTACAGTTGGGCAAAACCTCAGGATGCCTTTTGGACTGGCTGCTGTGCATAGAGATGTATCTTTTGACAGCAGCCGTGTCTCAGCTTATTTGAAGCGCCTGTATTTGAGTGAAAGCATTCTGGAACAGGATGCCCGGACACTGTCCGGGGGCGAGGCGGCAAGG belongs to Phosphitispora fastidiosa and includes:
- a CDS encoding putative DNA modification/repair radical SAM protein, which codes for MNLIQKLSLLGAAAKYDICAASGCSSGGSSGMPSPGSGVCHSFLPDGRCISLFKVLQTNSCQKDCFYCPNRVQRDIPRASFSPDELAGLFLEFYRRNYVEGLFLSSGICKSPADTMEQIIKTAEILRYRYSFKGYIHLKIIPGSQPEYIEQAVRLASRVSVNIEAPTAAHLQKLSKLKDFNDDIINRMKWINRLQKGGLLPAGQTTQFMVGAAGESDAAILKTTSGLYQGIGLKRVYFSAFQPVTGTPLEGMSPATVLREHRLYQCDFLFRLYGFKLTDISFNSDGNLPEDLDPKLNYALNNLQLFPLEVNRASYRELLKVPGIGPASARRIVSARKQFKFNTLDELRNTGVVVKRAAPFVQVNGRYRESYKLVQQLELWRDSFDYSSQRQPRVLSQGSHALTSV
- a CDS encoding YeeE/YedE thiosulfate transporter family protein codes for the protein MNTGRAFTRRILTGYWPFWTGGALLAILNILLAVFDKPWGISGNLAQWGLAVCKAAGGHPETWFYIWDEPLRLDFADLLFSRGTVLNLGLILGVMLAALLAAEFRIKKVKSPRQLALGIAGGLLMGYGARLALGCNIGGLVNGIASQSLHGWVFGLFLIFGAWAGSVFMKYIVSKNGS
- a CDS encoding DUF4130 domain-containing protein, with the protein product MIILHSGSPGSFLRAAMLSRLCKGLCMHKKEFAESMFNGRKAIDCDTINTEAIRKRYEQSYGTLEWFNSKKARSLAEGVFYASRYHSPDRYRLISKVLLQALEYDLDYVLGRVSKDARSMFNRSRRVCMEAHRANGFIRLSPVENANGRFMVGKADFQHDISDLVLRYFARRHRGWKIYLITGNRINANTEQTALTEQMTPTEQTACYLENSVVKTTSPANLPFDLPGDEFDLLWETYYESQYIEGRKNLALARKHLPQKYWSWVPEGNKLK
- a CDS encoding twin-arginine translocase TatA/TatE family subunit, which translates into the protein MLGLGLPEIMLILVIALVIFGPGKLPEIGKAFGRSIKEFKQATSEAADVIMKDSPK
- a CDS encoding sulfurtransferase TusA family protein, translating into MAEKKLDMLGEVCPVPLLTTQKIISEMKSGDVLIVETDYNRTVRNIIKWCDDRGYAFDVEDKDNGVWLVTINK
- a CDS encoding selenium metabolism-associated LysR family transcriptional regulator is translated as MNLPHFEMFCEVARVKSFSKAAKLLHLSQPAVSAQIHYLEDYYGMQLFNRSSSGVTLTAVGEMVYKYAKEILKLHDKLENEIDSMLQSENQKLIIGASSTIGNSALPCGIWTFKEKYPQAQIKLEVHNAERILALLNDNQLNLALLENPISGLPDDLVSQPISNDELLVIAPANPPWVDRTEITLEEIKTAPFIIREQGSGLRQIFEEAITSWGMKLSDLNIVTEMSSTSAIKSTVEAGLGLSICSRIATQKEIRTGTIHPLTIEGKSVKFNYQLVYKSEKGLNNIAKRFIRFIMGPGTPFC
- a CDS encoding ABC transporter ATP-binding protein; this encodes MVKLFEIRDIVFSPGGDKRQIRVSGTLDEGRFMGVRGPSGSGKTTLLRILARLRETEAGMALLEGRGWSEFTPVEWRRKVHYLSQKPVIFDGTVGQNLRMPFGLAAVHRDVSFDSSRVSAYLKRLYLSESILEQDARTLSGGEAARIALIRALITAPRVLLLDEPLAALDLKAAAAVTGLVCEWVSGEPGRGVVIVSHTGDIAALPGISYVEIGVEEGGSK
- a CDS encoding C-GCAxxG-C-C family protein, giving the protein MIEKTAMKDGLTRRRFLIGAGALATGVLAGGVAGCTGSTGSTGSSGTNTGNAAEANAIPWQYKKLDVEAVRKLGYDNYYKDGCMYGVAAAIIETLRETTGGPWNTIPMDMFAYGEGGAFGWGTLCGALNGGLAMINLAAGKNADLGNDLIGWYTENPFPSDKHEAYCKFNNQITTVSKSPLCHASVTRWTEAADVRVGTDERKDRCAKLTGDTAAKVAELLNKALEGQYTATFKPTADYITCMGCHQGADSTLDNEQGKMNCVTCHEDHTKKS
- a CDS encoding 3D domain-containing protein is translated as MRKKHLLAFFIAAAAVSTLFAYLGIRAAGGFLVKADIGVGEKVYSKTYSEKSPLEEFVHPEPDFMMTATAYTDRGETKSRIHAGVGCVAVDRRVIPHGTLLYIEGYGLGLATDTGRLIKGRRIDVWFADEEIAVQWGRKKVRVWKVGQADIEKILAAGGRYLKY
- a CDS encoding RDD family protein, translating into MQDLSLYSSEKIYYSYRLGGLGSRFIGLILDSLILGVAYLVLGGFTAAMVGVFGGALSEKLIIVVVAVVLILYFLLSFGYFIFFETIWNGQTPGKRAAGLRVVRRTGEAVTFGSVFVRNLMRIVDALPAGNAIGMIAIFFSENRQRVGDMVADTIVVREKNLSEPVILDSFSVSADTDMGEHLRAYIHLIDERDFNLIRDFFARVPKMKPEAVDAAAEKIARGLAGKLGLPKGETINPADFMKTIGSMYRER
- a CDS encoding YeeE/YedE thiosulfate transporter family protein, whose product is MKLASQKRLSLGVVCFITAFGLAAFITDQNLLLVWVIGIALGFVLYRSGICFASAFRDIFLFRDFSMARVVIIFTTVSFVGIGIMQVYAVTRGLPVTGRIYPVGFHSAVGGVLFGFGMVLAGGCASGTLQRIGEGFILFWAVVLGIVAGSVLGVYHFSWWANSFFSVDAVFIPDLIGWIPSLILTLALLGGLYMITVTVEKRKNNNKDLAAKEVDSNG
- a CDS encoding YtrH family sporulation protein translates to METYITKLLYIFFTALGMIVGGTLIGALSSVLTGHGPFRTMINLAADLKIWAAVAAIGGSFTSLQALETGLLEGQLTTVVKQLAFIFTAFAGAHIGYLLVMSIAGGRP